In one window of Nothobranchius furzeri strain GRZ-AD chromosome 11, NfurGRZ-RIMD1, whole genome shotgun sequence DNA:
- the nxph1 gene encoding neurexophilin-1, which translates to MQVTRWCAVVLFTPALFLVTSVHTSRSDIVKSGSHKSTLKHIWTENGKEMSISRLLSQTLHGKENSTALDLHYNTPEPYSEQDLWDWLRNSTDLQDSRPRVKRRPMVKTGKFKKMFGWGDFHSNIKTVKLNLLITGKIVDHGNGTFSVYFRHNSTGQGNVSVSLVPPTKIVEFDVTAQQSVIDAKDSKSFNCRIEYEKVEKGAKNTLCNFDPSKTCYQEQTQSHVSWLCSKPFKVICIFISFYSTDYKLVQKVCPDYNYHSDTPYFPSG; encoded by the coding sequence GTCACAAGTGTCCACACCTCAAGGTCAGACATTGTAAAGTCTGGAAGCCACAAATCCACATTAAAGCATATATGGACAGAAAATGGTAAGGAGATGTCCATCAGTAGGCTGCTTTCTCAGACTTTACATGGCAAAGAGAACAGCACAGCCTTGGACCTTCACTATAACACTCCAGAGCCCTACTCGGAGCAAGACCTGTGGGACTGGCTGAGAAATTCCACGGACCTGCAGGACTCACGGCCACGAGTCAAACGGCGACCCATGGTCAAGACGGGGAAGTTCAAGAAGATGTTTGGCTGGGGGGACTTCCACTCAAACATAAAGACGGTCAAGCTCAATCTGCTGATCACTGGGAAAATTGTGGATCATGGCAATGGCACCTTCAGCGTGTACTTCCGCCACAACTCCACAGGCCAGGGCAACGTATCCGTCAGCTTAGTTCCTCCCACCAAGATAGTGGAGTTTGATGTGACAGCGCAGCAGTCGGTCATCGACGCCAAGGACTCAAAGTCCTTCAATTGCCGTATAGAGTACGAGAAGGTGGAGAAAGGAGCAAAGAACACGCTGTGCAACTTCGACCCATCCAAGACCTGCTACCAGGAGCAAACCCAAAGCCATGTCTCCTGGCTCTGCTCCAAACCCTTCAAAGTCATCTGCATCTTCATTTCCTTCTACAGCACTGACTACAAACTGGTGCAGAAAGTGTGTCCAGACTACAACTACCACAGTGACACTCCATACTTCCCCTCTGGCTGA